The genomic DNA GAGATCATCCGCTGGCTCTTCGCCCTCGGACACGGTGCCTGGTTCCTCTTCGGGTTCCTCAGTCACCGCCTCATCCGGCTCAACGTCATCCGGTTCAGGCTGGGTGGGAATCACCAGCCCATCACCCACTGCCCCCCCGACGATCTCAACGTCAGGATCAACAGCCGTCTCTTCCTCAGGTTCGACTGGCTGTTCTGCTGTGGGAGTTTCCTCGTCCGGCTCTTCTGCTACTGGAGTGTCTGGAGCTTCAACCTCAGCTTCCGCTGTCGTCTCGTCATCGGCTTCGACCGGCGCTTCCGCTGCTGGAGTTTCCTCAGCCGGTTCTTCTTCGGCTACCGGAGTATTTGGAGTTTCAACCTCGGCTTCTGCTGCCGTTTCTTCCTCCGTTTCGGCAGGCACTTCTGCAACCGTCTCCTCTTGAGCCTCAGACTCCCCATTATCGGGGAAGGCCAGAGCATCCTCAACGGGGGTAGAGTCGGCAGGCGGAGCTGTATCTGCAGCCGTATCGTCGGGCTCTGCCGTCTCCGGCTGCTCAGTAAAGACGTCTGGCTCTTCTTGAATCTCGGGAGCTGGGGATGCGGGCGCAAAAGATGCAGCAGGTGCTGGAGCAGGTGCTGGAGCAGGTGCTGGAGCAGGTGCGGGCGGAGCTGTCGCAACAGTTCTGGTACCTGCTGACCCTGCCAAAAAGTCTGTAGCTACCCAAGCTCCGTCTGTGGTTTCAGCCCAGAAGTAGGAGCCTGCAGGGACTTGAGCGCCCGTCAAGAAGACTACTGCACCATCTGCTAAACTGCCGACGACCTCACCATTAGGCGTGCGCCGTAGGTTCACGCCACCGCCTGCCTGGGTCGTGATCACCGCAGTTCTTGCGGAGCTATCCACCACACCCGCCTGGCTAGACACCAAGGTAGCTTGTCCAGAGGTAGAGGTGGCTGAATATTGAAGAAAGTCTGTGGCTACCCATTGACCATCACTGAGCTCTGCCCAGGTATAGCCGCCTGCTGATACTTCGCGTCCTGTCAACGATACAGGCGCGCCATCCGGTAATCCACCTGAGATGGCTCCATTGGGCGTGCCTCGGAGATTAACGCCGACGCCACTACGGGTGACGATCAGTGCCTGCCCAGTAGCCATGCCTCCACCGGAACTAGCTGGAGCGACTCCTACTGTGTCTACCAAATCCCCAAGACCAAGGGAACTCAGGGTTTCTGGGCCAGCTTTACCGTCTGCTAGGAGCCCCATAGCTGCTTGGTAGCGCAGAACGGCTGCTTCGGTTCTAGCGCCGTAGATGCCATCAGCCGTCACCCCTAGCGATCGCTGAATATCGGCTACAGCACCTCCGGTACTACCCTTGCGGTAGATCATGGCTTCGGCGGGCGTGGCTGCACTGAGCAGGGTGAAGAGGGCGATCGCTCCAACTAACCCCATCCAGGCCGAACTGGGGATGCGCCAGTCAGCCAACCCAAACTCACGCATGGGTGCTTGGGGGGAGGGATCAGAATAGGCAACCGAGTGGTGGATAAAGGCAAGTGATTCCATAATGCCCCTGTCGTGGCGTAATGGTGGCTAGACAACAGGCGATCGCCCTAGCGTGGCTGAGCCGCATCTAGTACTCTTAACTCTTCCTAGTGTAGGTGAGTCCTGAGCATAACCAAGGCGCACCCTATAGGTGCCTTCAGTGCGATCGCTAACATCACAACTATATAAAGACTTCCCTAAAACAGCCACCCTTTCGCCAAGCAGTTTACAAACCCTGTGCTAGCTGATCTGTAAAGATGCCATTAGCCTACGAAGCACAGTTGACACTCCCTGGTAGTTTTACCTGCTAGACATCAGCCGATGAACTCAACCAGGTTGCCCTAGAGAGTACCGATTATTTTGACGCTGCTCCAATCCTAGGGGCGATCGTTCTGAGTTCTGGAGGTCGATCGTTCAGAACGCTTGCGTAGGCAATCAAGCATTTGCTGTCTGACGGCTTGAGACCAGCGGTCAAAGTCTCCCGGCGTGACGACTGTCAATGTCGAATGCTGCTCACGACGGGCACTGGAATTTGCTTGGAAATCCATGACAGTTATTGCATTGGGGTTCATCCCTAGGCTGACATAGATTGCTATGGATCAGCATCTAGCTCTATGCGCTTATTGCATGTTGGGAATGTATTATTCGCAAGATAGGGATTTTCTATGCTTCAACGTATGCTGCAGAGGTAGTAACCGTGGTACTTTGCCTGTTCTGCTCTTGATGCCCTCAGGTTGTTCTTGAAATGGGCGTGTCAGGATTTGTCCATGTGCCACAGGATAATTTAGGCATCAATCTTTACATCTAAGTGATTTACATCTAAATGTGAGAGCTGCTTCACGGACAAAACTTGTTGGTCAGTTGATCGAAAGCCCTCACCTTTAGGCGAGGGAGCCGGAGAGGTGAATGGGATCCCGTCACCCAAGGTACAGGGATTGGGGGCTAAGCTTTTGTCAGTCAATCAGGCGCTGGGCTAGGCTCGTTAAGGCGTCGCCGGTGACGCGACAGGTGCGCCAATCGGGTAAGACGGTGGCTCCCATGGTTTTGTAAAAGCGGATGGCGGGTTCGTTCCAATCCAACACGCTCCACTCCAGCCGTCCTAGGTCGCGATCGACGGCAAGCTGGGCCAGGGTTTGCAAAAAGGCTTGACCAATCCCCTGCCGCCGATAGTCGGGCAACACAAACAGATCTTCTAGGTAAATGCCTGGCTTGGTGAGAAAGGTTGAGTAGTTGTAGAAAAATAGCGCGAAGCCGACAATCCGCTGATCTACTTCCGCAACCAAAGCTTCCACATAGGGGCGATCGCAAAATAGATGATTGTGCAAACTCTCGGCATTGCCCACCACGTGGTGAGACAACTCTTCATAATCCGCCAAGGCCTGCACCAACTCAAACAAGACGGGGGTATCGGGAGGATGAGCTGGGCGAATCGAAAGACCTGGGGAATGAGAAACCATTGTGCGTTAACAATTAATGTATTGATCTAGCTCCCACGCCGTTACTTCAGCGTTATGAGCATTCCATTCATGATACTTGAAGCCTAGGAACGTCTTGGCAGCCTGTTCTCCCATCATGGCCATGAGTAGGGGGTCTTGCTCGAAACACTGGAGCGCTTCTAGCAAACTGGTGGGCAACATGTCTAGATTAGAAAACTCCGAGCCTCGGACAAACATGTTTTCATCCAAGCGATCGCCCGGACTAGTATGCTGAGCGACCCCATCCAATCCGGCGGCCAACAGGGCGGCCTGGGCTAGGTATAAGGTAGTGGCTCCATCCAGCAATCGGCATTCAAACCGTCCGGCATCGGGAATGCGGATCATGTGGGTGCGGTTGTTGCCGCCATAGGATAGGTAGCGAGGGCTCCAAGTGCTGCCGGATTCGGTGGTGGTGGCTCCTAGGCGGCGGTAGGAGTTAATGGTGGGATTACAGAGCGCCGTCATGCTCCGGGCATGACCGAGCACCCCAGCCAGGAATTCGTAGCCCAGGGTGGAGAGCCCTAGTTCATCGTTTAGGTCGGCGAAGACATTGGTGTCTCCTTGCCAGAGGCTCATGTGGATATGGGCCCCATTGCCGGTGAGGTGGCTGAAGGGCTTGGGCATGAAGGTGGCGGTCAGCCCCTGCTGTTCTGCCAAGCTCTTCACCATGTATTTGTAAAACACGTGGCGATCGGCGGTGGTCAGGGCATCGTCGTAAGTCCAGTTGATCTCAAACTGCCCATTAGCATCTTCGTGGTCGCACTGGTAGGGCTCCCAGCCCAGTTGCTCCATGTAGGTGACCAAGGTGGAAATGAAGCCAAACTGCCGCATCAGGTTCATTTGGTCGTAGCAGGGGCGGGTGGCGGTGTCTAGGTCGTCGGCAATTTTGTAGCCCTGCTCGGTTTTCTTCAGCAGCAGAAACTCGGCTTCCACACCCGTTTTGTAGGTATAGCCGAGGGTTTGACATTGTTCCAGCACCCGCTTAAAAATCACCCGAGGTGCGGCTTCAAAGGGCTGGCCATTCATATACACATCGCTCGCGACCCAGCCCACGGTGGGTTCCCAGGGCAGCACAATCAGCGAGTTGGGATCGGGAATGGCGGCAATATCAGGTACTTCGGGCCCTAGACCCAGGTTGGAGGCAAAGGGCGCAAAACAGGCCCCATTTTTCTCGACGTCAGCAATTTGTCGAGCGGGCACCAGCTTGGCGCGGGTTCCGCCCAGCAGATCTGTGTAGGAAACCAGGAAAAATTCTAGTCCCAAATCCTTGGCCTGCTCAACCAGGCTTTTCTCCGACGGCAACGTTCCAACCATAGCGGCTCTCCGAATGTCGTTTCTCAGTAAATCAACCTTTTTGATCCAGTATTTGTATAGTTAGATACGTTTCATGGTTTCCGTGGCGGGCGATCGCTTTTTTCCTAGCTCATGCACCCTTCATGACCAATCTAGGCAGGCCAAATCACAGTCCGTAGCCATCGTTACAAACTTGTTTGGAGAGCGATCGCACACTTGACATAACAATTTTCTTATCGTTCCGTCCAACCCAGTTCTTCGGTACTTGGCAGCTCCTAAGCACAAGTGTCCAGAGCTTTTCATGCTTACCTGTCTAGGATAAATCCATCCCAAGACAGGTATAAAAAAGAGCGATCGCCCTTTTACTCACGAATTCCATTGAGTGTTATCCACCTGAGAGTTACTCATGTCGCCTGAAGCAACAGAATTTCTCGGAACCTTCGTCACAGAGACCTACTATTACTGGGCCTCTGTGTTCATGCTCGCCATTCACGCAGGCTTCCTTGCCTACGAGGGCGGTGCAGCCCGGACTAAGAATGTGTTGGCCACCATGGTCAAAAACCTGCTCACCCTATCCGTCGTGGGGTTGTCTTTCTACTTCTTTGGCTGGTGGGTCTATGCAGGGTTCTCCATCTTTCCGCGCTTTGGTCCAATTCTTGGCCCTTGGACTAGCGAACTCCCCGCCAACCTTGGCACCCTGGACGGTGATGGCCTGTTGGACTTTGTTGCTAGCACCTATCCATGGTCAACGGCGATGGCCCCCAACCTTTCGGATAATCTAACCGGGGTCTTTTGGTTCGCCTTCAGCTTGTTTGCCATGACCACCGCTTCGATTATGTCTGGAGCCGTGATTGAGCGCATTCGCCTCGGTGCCTACCTAATCTTGGCCGTCGTTCTCGGGGGATTTACCTGGGTGGTGGCAGGATCGTGGGGTTGGAACTACTGGGGCTGGTTTAACACCATGGGCTACCACGACTTCGGTTGTTCAGCCGTCGTCCATGGCGTGTCGGGATTCTTCGCCCTAGGGGTTTTGATTAATCTTGGGCCTAGAATTGGTAAATACGACGCCAACGGCACCCCCCGCGATATTCGTCCCCACAATCTGCCTCTGACTATGGTGGGATTGATGCTGATTTTTGTCGGCTTCTACGCCTTCCTAGCTGGCTGCGTGATTTTTGGTCCTGGTGCAACAGTGGAAAGCACGATTTACGGTTCTCCCATGACCCTTGCCTCCATTGGGGTGAATACAACTCTAGCGCTCTGTGCAGGGATTGTGGGTGCTTACCTTGGCTCCAAGGGTGATCCATTTTTCACGATTTCCGGTGGGCTGGCGGGCATCATCTCCGTGGGCGCTGGGTTAGATTTGTACTCTCCGCCGTTGGTTATTCTAATTGCCTTCATCGGTGCGGTCACGATGCCTTGGGTGGGCAAGTGGATTGAGAAAATTGGCATTGATGATGCCGTGGGTGCCTTTGCGGTACATGGCTATTGCGGCATGTTGGGCGCGATGACCGTGGGCATTATGGCCAGCGGCTACCAAGTGCTAGACTATCCTCCCATTAACTTTGGTGGACAGTTGCTGGGTACGTTCCTCTGCACCATTGTGCTGGGCTTGATTCCCGGGTATGGGGTGAGCTGGGTACTCAAGAAAATGAACCTGCTGCGCGTACCGCCTGAGGAAGAAATTGAAGGGTTGGATATCGGTGACTTCGGCGTTACTGGCTACCCGGAATATACGATTGTTCCCGAAGCTGCTGAACGTACCGAAGCCCCTATCAGTCACTAGTTCTTGGATCAGAGGAGACTGTTATGTTGATGATTGAAGGCTTGGCTGTGGCCAGCCCGTTCCAAACCTGGGCCGAGTTTGAAGGAGCTATTGATGGTCCCACCGGCGGCGCGATCTATACCTTTGCCGATCGCCCTGGAATTACTGCCATCTTGCTGATTGTCTCGGCGCTGATGTTCATCTATTTTCTCTATGCGTCGTTCCACACCAAGATCAACGACGAACCAGCCAAGAGCCCTACAGCCTTAGGAGTACTGTTCCTGGCTGGAGCCGTCTCTCTGGCCTCAGCGGCCTACGATGCCTATGCCAACCGCCAACCCCAAGAGGCCTTCCAGCGGCGCTCTACGCCGGACGCGATCGCTCGTCAGCGATCAGGGTCGCCGATGTTGTTGGGGCTAATGGGCATGACGGCTAGTCTACCAAAAGCATTTCAGACGCGATCGAAGCGCCGCCGTAAACCTAGCCGCGATCGCTATTCTCGGTTCTAAAACCGAACGTCTGTTTAATCTTCCGCTGTTGCGGTTGCAATGTGTTGAAGGGTGGGGCCATCGTGCCCCTTTTTTTATGGCAATTTAGGCTGAAGCAAGAATTGTAAGATTGCTCCCTTCAGCCGTGCTCTGCTACATCACCAGCCAAGCTTTCAGCTATGGCTGGAGTACTACGAAGGATCTTGATAGATGGATTAATCTGAGAGCGATCGCTCATCTAGAGATTACACTGAGCAAAAGATCTAGAGCCTTCTGGTGATTTACCTATGTCTCTCCCAAACGGCCCCAAAACCCCACCATTACTGCTTTTGCTACGATGGATTGCTGATCCCATCTCCATTTTGCAAGCCTGTGCCCAGCAGTATGGCGAATGTTTTACGCTCAATCTTGGGCGATACGCTCCTTTCGTCTTTTTTAGCCACCCTGAAGCCATCGAGCAAATTTTTGCGTTAGGAGATGATGCGGTGCAGGTAGGCTCGTCTAATAGCATCCTGCGTCCTACCCTGGGTGATCATTCCTTGCTGTTACTCGACGGCGATCGCCACCAGCGGCAGCGACAGTTATTGATGCCATCCTTCCACGGGGAACGAATGCGCGCCTATGGAGCGTTGATTCAGCAGGTCACCGAGCAGGAGATCCAAACCTGGACAGCGGATCAGGTTTTCACCCTTCGTCCTGCCATGCAGCGTATTTCCCTGCAGGTGATCATCGAGGCTATTTTTGGCGTTCAGGACAGCGATCGCGCCCAGGCACTACAGCAGCGCACGGCGGATTTACTGCACCTGACTACGTCACCCCTAGGCTTTGCCTCCGCCTTCTTCCCCATCCTGCAGCGTGATTTTGGACGGTGGAGTCCGGGGGGGAAATTTCTCTACCTGAAGCAGCAGGTGGATGATTTGATCTATGCCGAAATCCGTGATGGGCGATCGCACTTGGACCCTAGTCGCACCGACGTGTTGAGCCTGATGATGACAGCGGTAGATGAGCAGGGCCAGGGCATGACCGATGTGGAACTGCGGGATGAACTGATGACCCTCTTGCTGGCGGGGCATGAAACCACGGCAACGGCCCTGAGCTGGGCTTTGTACTGGATCTATCAAAATCCTGCCTTGGTGCAGCAACTGCGTGATGAGTTGGCCCAACCCAGCGAGGGCGATCGCCTTTCCCTGATGCGGCTACCCTTGCTGAATGCTGTTTGTATGGAAACCCTGCGCATTTATCCCGTCGCTTTTATTGCTGGGCCACGCTTTTCCCAGAAACCCATTTCAATTATGGGCACAACGTTTCCGGCAAACACCCTGCTCACCCCCTGTATTTACCTAGCCCACCGGCGTTCTGAGCTGTATCCTGACCCAGAAACCTTCCGCCCGGAGCGCTTTCTCGATCGACAGTTTTCTGCCTTTGAGTTTTTGCCCTTTGGTGGCGGCAATCGGCGCTGCATTGGCTCTGCCTTTGCTCTGTTTGAGATGAAGCAGGTGTTGGCTACCATCCTCAGCCACTGTGACGTGGCGATCGCTGAACCCCAGCCCGTTCGCCCTGTGCGGCGAGGGGTAACCATTGCTCCCAAAACGGGAATTCGTGCCCAGCTTGTAACTCCTCAGAACAAGGGCACGTATGTATCGATGCCAATGCCGAAGACCGTGCCATCAAAGTTGACAGAATGATCGGTAGAGTTGCCTAGGCTATAGCCGCCGTAGAGCAGGACGCGAGTGCGGCGGTTGAGATCATAGGTCAACTCTGCCACCAGTTGATGGTAGGAATCGAGGCGATCGCGGTGAGTAAAGTCTACATGGGTAAATCGGTAGTCTAGACCCACCGCCAGATTGGGCTGTAAAGCATGACTTAGACTGGCGCTTAGGGACTGAATCACCCGACTGCGATCGCTCGGATCGGCAATGCTCCAACGGGCTTGATAGGTACTGCTGACGACCAGATCATCAGCTAGATCGTGCTGCCAAGACACCAGCACCCGAGGCGAATGATCGTTCAAAAAGCGATCGCCACTATCGGAGTCGAAAAGTTGACGGTTGCTCCAGTCAGCCGTAATGGATACCTGATTGGACAGATTATGGCGTACACCAGCCTGGAGCCGCAGATCGTGGTAGTTGAGGTCGGTCAAGCTGCCGTAGCGGGAGATCCCACCTTCCACCGCCGCAATCAGGCTTGTGTTGACACTCAGCGGCTGTTGGGCATAGAGTCCTAAGCTGGGTCGTAGGATCCCGTCATCGCTGGGATCGCGATCCTCCAGCAAAATATTATCGCTGCGAAAGTAATGGACATCCATCAGCAAGAACAGGCTGGGACGCATGGAGCGGGATGGCGTGGTGTCGCGTAGCCGCAAGGTGCCTAGTTCTGGATCCTCAACGGCAGGGGAAGGGGCGATCGCTTCGTCGTTACTCCTCAGCTCCTCGGTTTCTTCAGGGATTGGGGCCTCCACAGGCTCGGCGATCGGCTCTGCCTCTTGAAGACGCAGGATGCCTAGTTCTGGATCAGTGAGGGATGGGATGTCAGCGATCCGATCCGGTTCCGCCGCAGGTTGTTCTGGAGGGTTAACCGCTTCTGTACCCTGAGCAGTGGCACCCAGGGCCAACCATAGCCCAAGTACAAGGCCCAGATATCGTAACTTTTGGACAACAGTCTGACGACGACAGCCATGCAGAGGAGACTGGCGGATTCCTGCACTATTCAAATTTTCTACTCCTTGCCCTAGGGGGATATGTGTCCGCCCCGTATCAACCGACAGGGCTCATATCAAATCCGGTTAGACACGCTATGTATTCAAGGCTGCGGCAGTACCCAAATGTCTGTAGCCCCTTAGTAAAGGGGCGGCGCAGCGGGGGATCGAAGGCAGGATAATCCCAGCCATGACTATTCAACCGGACTTGATAGTAGGAGGAATTTCGATCCCGCTCAATCTTAGCTGATTTAGTTTCGGCCGCCTCTTCCACCAGGAAAGCCATCGTCCACACCTCCTCCCTGACCAGGAAAACCATCGTCTACGCCTTGTCCTTGACCAGGGAAGTCTCGGTCTGGAATTTCACCCAGGCCTGAATCGGGATCGGTAGGGCGATCGGGACGGTCAGGACGATCGGGGCGATCGGGGCGATCGGGACGATCGGGACGATCAGGGCGATCGCTAGGACGTTCTCCCAAGCCGGGCGTCCCATCTGGGTTACCACCGCGAACATCGCGGTCATCGCGATTTATAGGGTTAGAACGATCAGGACGATTGGGGCGATTGGGGCGATCGCCTTGGTTTTGTTGATTAGCGCGATCGCCTTGATTTTGTTGATTGGAGCGATCGGGTTCGGTTGGGTTATTGGCATTGTCGATCACAGGCCGATCGCGCTGTTCTTGGCTCACTTCCCCAGACTCCCGCAAAGTGTCGCGGTTGGTGCGAGTGCTGCGATCGCTTGGCGTACGGTTCGATGGAGGCACAACAAAGGGTTGCCGAGCAAAGTCGGGCATTTCTAAATCTGTGGGCATCTCGTCGCCATTGCTGGGCGGCAGCAGCACAAACGCTGGAGTATCGATCGCCCCCTCTGCATCAACGGGCTCATAGGCATCCAACGCCTCTTGCATTTCCTGTTGCACAAGGGCGATCGCTGGGTCGTTGTTGACCTGCTCATCCGTCGGCGAAACGCCCTGCATCAAGACGCTAGTTTCATGGAACAGGTCGAGGTCAAAGTTGTAAACCGCATCGAGGCGATCGCCCACCGCCACGGCCATCTGCCCTGCCTCCAACTCCCATGCCTGGGAGCCATCGGTACTGTAGGCTCGAATGCCGCTATTGGTCAGCGCGCCAATTAAGGTGGTGTCACTCTCTTCGATGTAGCGAACAAAGAGAGCTGAGCCCTGGATGCCGGCGGCGGCGTTGGGCGTACGAATATAGGTGCTGCCCTGACCAGGGGGAACCAACAACAGCACCGTGCCATTGGATAGGGAAAAGTTGCGCGTGCCGGGGGTAAACCAGAAAATTACCTGTTCACCCATGCGGCCTAGGGAGCCGTCATTGAAGCGCAGCTCAGCCAGGGATGATTGCCCCGTGGTTAAGCCATCGCCAGGAGTCATTGTGTCAGAAATACGAGCCGCCCGAGAGTTGCCGTCTTGCAAAATAAGCTGCACTCGGTTTTGGAGCGACTCAACCGTAGCGCGGGTGAGAGCCGTCTGAGCAGCCGCAGGATTGGGCATGGCTAGTAGGCTACAACCTACTGCGATGAGGAGGGAAATTGGGCGACGAAGCATGGCTAGTCTCCTAAGCACTGAGTACAAGTGGAATTGCGATCGCACCAATGATTCAGGCTGACCATCACTGCATAAGTAAATATCCTCAGCACTGGCTTGAAGCTGTTAAGGAGGTAGTTGTCTGAAGGAGACCCTATAGTGGGAGATCCTATATTGAACGATGCTGTGGATGCTGTCATCAATAAAACCTGATGTATGTCCCTCAGACCCATTAGTTCTTATGATGCAAGATGATTCCTAGTTGTTCCACAGGGGTACTCTCAAACATCTAGGGCGATCGCCCCATGCCTCTACATACCTCTATATATCTCTTTCAAGTCAATTCTAGAAATTCCAGAACACTAGTAGGGAAAGCCCTATAGATTCGTAGGATGTCTCTAGCCTACTCTGCGAAAGACGAGCTATGGGTATGGTTAAGGGCAAGAGGTAGGCTATGTAAAGGTTACGGCGTTTGGTATGACCCCTAGGGTTGCCGGGAGAAGATCTCATATCAAGTTCTGTTGAATGGTCATAGCTGGGATATCCTGCCTTCGATCCCCATCAAACTCACGCCCAAACACCAAAAAATCGGCGGTCCGAGAACTACTCCAACCGCCGAATGATCAGCCTAGGGCTAGGGCTAGCACCTTGAGTCCATCTAGAACAGATTCAAGTCGGTGACCGCACCCAGGCTGCTGGAGGATACCAGCTTGGAATATTTGGCCAACACGCCACGGGTGTAGCGCGGTGTCGGAGGCTGCCACTGGGCCCGCCGCTGGGCTAGCTCTTCATCCGAAACATGCACCTGCAGCAGACGCGCATCGGCATCAATGGTAATCGTGTCATCT from Candidatus Obscuribacterales bacterium includes the following:
- a CDS encoding outer membrane beta-barrel protein codes for the protein MNSAGIRQSPLHGCRRQTVVQKLRYLGLVLGLWLALGATAQGTEAVNPPEQPAAEPDRIADIPSLTDPELGILRLQEAEPIAEPVEAPIPEETEELRSNDEAIAPSPAVEDPELGTLRLRDTTPSRSMRPSLFLLMDVHYFRSDNILLEDRDPSDDGILRPSLGLYAQQPLSVNTSLIAAVEGGISRYGSLTDLNYHDLRLQAGVRHNLSNQVSITADWSNRQLFDSDSGDRFLNDHSPRVLVSWQHDLADDLVVSSTYQARWSIADPSDRSRVIQSLSASLSHALQPNLAVGLDYRFTHVDFTHRDRLDSYHQLVAELTYDLNRRTRVLLYGGYSLGNSTDHSVNFDGTVFGIGIDTYVPLF
- the glnT gene encoding type III glutamate--ammonia ligase; the encoded protein is MVGTLPSEKSLVEQAKDLGLEFFLVSYTDLLGGTRAKLVPARQIADVEKNGACFAPFASNLGLGPEVPDIAAIPDPNSLIVLPWEPTVGWVASDVYMNGQPFEAAPRVIFKRVLEQCQTLGYTYKTGVEAEFLLLKKTEQGYKIADDLDTATRPCYDQMNLMRQFGFISTLVTYMEQLGWEPYQCDHEDANGQFEINWTYDDALTTADRHVFYKYMVKSLAEQQGLTATFMPKPFSHLTGNGAHIHMSLWQGDTNVFADLNDELGLSTLGYEFLAGVLGHARSMTALCNPTINSYRRLGATTTESGSTWSPRYLSYGGNNRTHMIRIPDAGRFECRLLDGATTLYLAQAALLAAGLDGVAQHTSPGDRLDENMFVRGSEFSNLDMLPTSLLEALQCFEQDPLLMAMMGEQAAKTFLGFKYHEWNAHNAEVTAWELDQYINC
- a CDS encoding cytochrome P450; amino-acid sequence: MSLPNGPKTPPLLLLLRWIADPISILQACAQQYGECFTLNLGRYAPFVFFSHPEAIEQIFALGDDAVQVGSSNSILRPTLGDHSLLLLDGDRHQRQRQLLMPSFHGERMRAYGALIQQVTEQEIQTWTADQVFTLRPAMQRISLQVIIEAIFGVQDSDRAQALQQRTADLLHLTTSPLGFASAFFPILQRDFGRWSPGGKFLYLKQQVDDLIYAEIRDGRSHLDPSRTDVLSLMMTAVDEQGQGMTDVELRDELMTLLLAGHETTATALSWALYWIYQNPALVQQLRDELAQPSEGDRLSLMRLPLLNAVCMETLRIYPVAFIAGPRFSQKPISIMGTTFPANTLLTPCIYLAHRRSELYPDPETFRPERFLDRQFSAFEFLPFGGGNRRCIGSAFALFEMKQVLATILSHCDVAIAEPQPVRPVRRGVTIAPKTGIRAQLVTPQNKGTYVSMPMPKTVPSKLTE
- a CDS encoding GNAT family N-acetyltransferase, which encodes MVSHSPGLSIRPAHPPDTPVLFELVQALADYEELSHHVVGNAESLHNHLFCDRPYVEALVAEVDQRIVGFALFFYNYSTFLTKPGIYLEDLFVLPDYRRQGIGQAFLQTLAQLAVDRDLGRLEWSVLDWNEPAIRFYKTMGATVLPDWRTCRVTGDALTSLAQRLID
- a CDS encoding peptidoglycan-binding protein, whose product is MESLAFIHHSVAYSDPSPQAPMREFGLADWRIPSSAWMGLVGAIALFTLLSAATPAEAMIYRKGSTGGAVADIQRSLGVTADGIYGARTEAAVLRYQAAMGLLADGKAGPETLSSLGLGDLVDTVGVAPASSGGGMATGQALIVTRSGVGVNLRGTPNGAISGGLPDGAPVSLTGREVSAGGYTWAELSDGQWVATDFLQYSATSTSGQATLVSSQAGVVDSSARTAVITTQAGGGVNLRRTPNGEVVGSLADGAVVFLTGAQVPAGSYFWAETTDGAWVATDFLAGSAGTRTVATAPPAPAPAPAPAPAPAPAASFAPASPAPEIQEEPDVFTEQPETAEPDDTAADTAPPADSTPVEDALAFPDNGESEAQEETVAEVPAETEEETAAEAEVETPNTPVAEEEPAEETPAAEAPVEADDETTAEAEVEAPDTPVAEEPDEETPTAEQPVEPEEETAVDPDVEIVGGAVGDGLVIPTQPEPDDVEPDEAVTEEPEEEPGTVSEGEEPADDL